In one window of Zingiber officinale cultivar Zhangliang chromosome 11A, Zo_v1.1, whole genome shotgun sequence DNA:
- the LOC122031324 gene encoding uncharacterized protein LOC122031324 encodes MVSLFGLNLCDLAGEAVKPKQERELQREWLLFFPSMTSIDIKIERIVTKGQSSSRGVQEEEDETREAYNLYKDAFASDESVDHTMSEARDYEFADLLVDAETPLFPGCTTYTKLSAIVTLYNFKSTNGHTDNSFNELLKILGDMLPEKNTLPKDVYSMRKLLKPFDLGYEKIHACPNDCCLFRKELKDLDLCPKCGSSRWKVDKVTTKVCKGVPEKVLRYFPVIPRLKRMFKSEQKAEDLIWHSNHKSHDHMMRHPVDSIAWDTINHKWPAFASDPRNLRLGLATDGFNPFGDLSSRYSCWPVILVNYNLPPLMCMAKENLMLTLLIPGPKQPGNDIDVYLEPLVEDLKELWDIGVETYDAFSKSVFNMKAILMWTINDFPAYGNLAGCATKGKFGCPICGEGISSMWLKYSRKFAYLGHRRFLAPNHPFRQKKKWFDGNKETKGKPRPLNGLEILNVLKDIENDWGKKKMGKDINNTKKKRKERDGSKKVQKPVQMWKKKSIFFNLPYWSGLLLRHNLDVMHVEKNVCENIIEERKLIGLKSHDCHVLMQQLLSVALRSLLPKGPRNAIFLLCAFYNELCQRVLDRNRLEQLEENIAETLCMLERYFPPAFFTISVHLTIHLAREARLCGPVQFRWMYPFERFMKMLKGYVKNRARPEGCIAECYLAEERMRFCSAYIKKAACIGLRSNRNDDLENGVVEGHPISQGKEIILEEHLLQAAHRYVLFNTAEIDPYIQMHIEEFKQTDRRFSSNETLLQKRHMETFAQWLSKHVLDNSSDQIQWLAHGPRKHVISYTSYIINGHRFHTIDVGRSTQDSGVSVEADTIWQSSSTDSHTVGRQSYYGVIRDIVLLDYYFFKVPIFRCDWANLGTGIKMDNGFTLVNLHQGLRTFENDPFILASQAKQVFYSRENDESNWYVLLKAPPRGIYNMDLLEEDAYTSSKPLDVSRLEINITEKEPYSRNECEGIDVIDIP; translated from the exons GTCAAAGTAGTTCAAGAGGAGTTCAGGAAGAGGAGGATGAAACTAGAGAGGCATATAACTTATATAAAGATGCCTTTGCCTCTGATGAAAGCGTTGACCACACTATGTCTGAGGCAAGAGATTATGAATTTGCTGATTTATTAGTAGATGCAGAAACTCCTCTCTTCCCTGGTTGTACAACTTACACGAAGTTGTCAGCAATCGTTACATTATACAATTTCAAGTCTACAAATGGTCACACTGACAATAGTTTCAATGAGCTCCTTAAGATCTTAGGTGACATGCTTCCAGAAAAAAACACACTTCCAAAGGATGTTTACTCAATGAGAAAGTTGTTAAAACCATTTGATTTAGGATATGAGAAGATTCATGCATGCCCAAATGATTGTTGTCTATTTAGAAAGGAGCTTAAAGATTTGGACTTATGTCCAAAGTGTGGTTCTTCAAGATGGAAGGTAGACAAAGTCACCACCAAAGTTTGTAAAGGAGTTCCTGAAAAGGTGCTACGGTATTTTCCTGTGATACCAAGATTGAAAAGGATGTTTAAATCAGAACAAAAGGCTGAAGACTTGATTTGGCATTCCAACCATAAAAGTCATGATCATATGATGCGTCATCCAGTTGATTCAATAGCTTGGGATACGATAAATCATAAGTGGCCAGCTTTTGCATCAGATCCTAGAAATCTCCGGCTTGGTCTTGCAACAGATGGATTCAACCCTTTTGGTGATCTTAGTTctagatatagttgttggccagttattttaGTAAATTACAACCTTCCTCCGTTGATGTGCATGGCGAAGGAAAATCTTATGTTGACATTATTGATTCCAGGCCCGAAGCAACCAGGAAATGATATAGATGTATACTTGGAACCCCTAGTGGAGGATTTGAAGGAGTTATGGGACATTGGTGTGGAGACGTATGATGCATTTAGCAAGTCAGTGTTCAATATGAAAGCTATTTTGatgtggacaatcaatgattttccagcTTATGGAAACTTAGCTGGATGTGCCACAAAAGGGAAATTTGGTTGCCCAATATGTGGTGAAGGCATATCTTCTATGTGGCTTAAGTATAGTAGAAAGTTTGCATATTTAGGGCATAGGAGATTTCTTGCTCCTAATCATCCATTCCGTCAGAAGAAGAAGTGGTTTGATGGGAATAAAGAGACAAAAGGAAAACCTAGGCCTCTGAATGGATTAGAAATTCTTAATGTATTGAAAGACATTGAAAATgactggggtaaaaagaaaatgggTAAAGATATCAATAatacaaagaaaaagaggaaggagCGTGATGGTTCAAAAAAAGTTCAAAAACCAGTTCAAATGTGGAAGAAGAagtcaatatttttcaatttgcCATACTGGAGT GGGCTCCTGCTACGTCATAACTTAGATGTTATGCATGTTGAAAAGAATGTTTGCGAGAATATCATAG AAGAACGAAAGCTTATTGGGTTGAAATCTCATGATTGTCATGTTCTTATGCAACAATTGCTTTCAGTAGCATTGAGAAGTCTTTTACCAAAAGGTCCACGTAATGCTATATTTTTGCTTTGTGCATTTTACAATGAGTTATGTCAAAGAGTGTTAGATAGGAACCGTCTAGAACAACTCGAAGAGAATATTGCTGAAACTTTATGCATGTTGGAGAGGTACTTTCCACCAGCTTTCTTTACCATCTCTGTTCATTTGACAATTCATTTAGCAAGAGAGGCTCGCCTATGTGGGCCAGTTCAATTCcgctggatgtatccatttgaaag atttatgaaaatGCTTAAAGGCTATGTGAAGAACCGAGCAAGGCCAGAGGGTTGCATAGCTGAGTGTTACCTTGCAGAAGAACGAATGCGATTTTGTAGTGCTTATATAAAAAAAGCTGCTTGTATTGGTCTCCGATCTAATCGAAATGACGATTTGGAAAATGGAGTAGTGGAAGGTCACCCCATTTCTCAAGGaaaagaaattattttagaagaacaTTTGTTACAAGCAGCACATCGATATGTGTTGTTCAATACTGCAGAAATTGATCCTTACATACA GATGCACATTGAGGAGTTTAAACAAACAGATCGTCGTTTCTCAAGTAATGAAACACTGTTACAAAAACGACATATGGAAACATTTGCTCAATGGTTATCAAAACATGTTCTTGATAACTCTTCAGATCAGATTCAATGGCTAGCACATGGTCCAAGAAAGCATGTTATATCATATACAAGTTATATTATAAATGGACATCGGTTCCACACAATTGATGTTGGAAGGTCGACACAAGATAGTGGTGTTTCAGTTGAAGCTGATACTATTTGGCAATCTAGTTCTACTGATTCACATACAGTAGGAAGACAATCGTACTATGGGGTTATACGAGATATTGTGTTACTAGACTATTATTTTTTCAAAGTACCTATTTTTAGGTGTGATTGGGCTAATCTTGGAACTGGTATCAAAATGGATAATGGTTTTACACTTGTCAACTTACACCAAGGACTAAGGACTTTTGAAAAtgatcctttcattttagcatcacaAGCAAAGCAAGTTTTCTATTCTAGGGaaaatgatgaatcaaattggtatgTGTTGCTAAAAGCACCACCTCGAGGTATTTATAACATGGATTTGCTTGAAGAGGATGCATATACATCATCAAAACCTCTTGATGTGTCTAGACTTGAGATTAACATTACTGAGAAAGAACCATATTCCAGAAATGAGTGTGAGGGAATTGATGTTATTGATATCCCATGA